A DNA window from Pseudomonas tohonis contains the following coding sequences:
- the madM gene encoding malonate transporter subunit MadM: protein MYESMMKVIGGYGLISGFAVIGVTMWLSYWLSDKLTRGRLHGSAIAIFLGLALSYVGGVMTGGQKGLVDIPLLSGIGLLGGAMLRDFAIVATAFGVNIEELKRAGVSGVVALFLGIGTSFVAGVGVALAFGYTDAVSLTTIGAGAVTYIVGPVTGAAIGASSEVMALSIAAGLVKAILVMVATPFVAPFIGLDNPRTAVIFGGLMGTSSGVAGGLAATDPKLVPYGCLTAAFYTALGCLLGPSVLFFVMRALMG, encoded by the coding sequence ATGTACGAATCCATGATGAAAGTGATCGGCGGCTACGGCCTGATCAGCGGCTTCGCCGTCATCGGCGTGACCATGTGGCTGTCCTACTGGCTCTCCGACAAGCTGACGCGCGGCCGCCTGCACGGCTCGGCCATCGCCATCTTCCTCGGCCTGGCACTGTCCTACGTGGGCGGCGTGATGACCGGCGGGCAGAAGGGCCTGGTGGACATCCCGCTGCTGTCCGGCATCGGCCTGCTCGGCGGCGCCATGCTGCGCGACTTCGCCATCGTCGCCACGGCCTTCGGGGTCAACATCGAGGAACTCAAGCGCGCCGGCGTGTCCGGGGTGGTGGCGCTGTTCCTCGGCATCGGCACCTCCTTCGTCGCCGGTGTCGGCGTGGCGCTGGCCTTCGGCTACACCGATGCGGTGAGCCTGACCACCATCGGCGCGGGGGCGGTGACCTACATCGTCGGCCCGGTGACCGGCGCGGCCATCGGCGCCAGCTCCGAGGTGATGGCGCTGTCCATCGCCGCCGGCCTGGTGAAGGCCATCCTGGTGATGGTGGCGACGCCCTTCGTCGCCCCCTTCATCGGCCTCGACAACCCGCGCACGGCGGTGATCTTCGGCGGCCTGATGGGCACCTCCAGCGGCGTGGCCGGGGGCCTGGCGGCCACCGATCCGAAGCTGGTGCCCTACGGTTGCCTGACCGCCGCCTTCTACACCGCCCTGGGCTGCCTGCTGGGCCCCTCGGTGCTGTTCTTCGTCATGCGCGCCCTGATGGGCTGA
- a CDS encoding sodium:proton antiporter produces MPVLRARLLIPLLLLPGLAQAAEVDGASLGLLWALPFAGILLSIALLPIIAGDFWHHHFGKITAGWTLLFLAPFIASFGPHATLAMGMHVLFAEYLPFIVLLLALFTISGGILVQGNLHGSAWLNTRLLALGTLLASVMGTTGAAMLLIRPLLRANDNRRHNAHVVVFFIFLVANVGGGLTPLGDPPLFLGFLKGVDFFWTLKHMALPVLAMALPLLAIFYVIDRYLFSREDELAPADPTPDTPLYVHGQFNFLLLAGVVGAVLLSGVWKPGIGFELPGIRVELQNLVRDGLLLALAGLSLWLTPGWARKGNEFNWGPIVEVAKLFAGIFITLTPLIAILRAGRDGHLAAVVAAVTGADGQPLDTMYFWMTGVLSSFLDNAPTYLVFFNLASGDAQVMMERLPQTLLAISMSSVFMGAMTYVGNAPNFMVKAIAEQRGVKMPSFFGYLLWSCAVLLPLLAVLQWVML; encoded by the coding sequence ATGCCCGTACTGCGAGCCCGCCTGCTCATCCCGCTACTGCTCCTGCCCGGCCTGGCCCAGGCCGCCGAGGTCGACGGCGCCAGCCTTGGCCTGCTCTGGGCGCTGCCGTTCGCCGGCATCCTGCTGAGCATCGCGCTGCTGCCGATCATCGCCGGTGACTTCTGGCACCACCATTTCGGCAAGATCACCGCCGGCTGGACGTTGCTGTTCCTGGCGCCCTTCATCGCCAGCTTCGGCCCCCACGCGACCCTGGCCATGGGCATGCACGTGCTGTTCGCCGAATACCTGCCCTTCATCGTGCTGCTGCTGGCGCTGTTCACCATCTCCGGCGGCATCCTGGTGCAGGGCAACCTGCACGGTTCGGCCTGGCTCAACACCCGGCTGCTCGCCCTGGGCACGCTGCTGGCCTCGGTGATGGGCACCACGGGCGCGGCCATGCTGCTGATCCGCCCGCTGCTGCGCGCCAACGACAACCGCCGGCACAACGCCCACGTGGTGGTGTTCTTCATCTTCCTGGTGGCCAACGTCGGTGGCGGGCTCACGCCGCTGGGCGACCCGCCGCTGTTCCTCGGTTTCCTCAAGGGCGTGGACTTCTTCTGGACCCTGAAGCACATGGCCCTGCCGGTGCTGGCGATGGCGCTGCCGTTGCTGGCGATCTTCTACGTGATCGATCGCTACCTCTTCAGCCGCGAGGACGAACTGGCGCCCGCCGACCCCACCCCCGACACGCCGCTGTACGTGCACGGGCAGTTCAACTTCCTGCTGCTGGCCGGCGTGGTCGGTGCGGTGCTGCTGTCGGGGGTGTGGAAGCCGGGCATCGGCTTCGAGCTGCCCGGCATCCGCGTGGAGCTGCAGAACCTGGTGCGCGACGGCCTGCTGCTGGCCCTGGCGGGGTTGTCGCTGTGGCTGACCCCCGGCTGGGCGCGCAAGGGCAACGAATTCAACTGGGGGCCGATCGTCGAGGTGGCCAAGCTGTTCGCCGGGATCTTCATCACCCTCACCCCGCTGATCGCCATCCTCCGCGCCGGCCGCGACGGGCACCTGGCGGCGGTGGTCGCCGCCGTCACCGGGGCCGATGGCCAACCGCTGGACACCATGTATTTCTGGATGACCGGGGTGCTCTCCAGTTTCCTCGACAACGCGCCCACCTACCTGGTGTTCTTCAACCTCGCCTCCGGCGATGCGCAGGTGATGATGGAGCGGTTGCCGCAGACCCTGCTGGCGATCTCCATGAGCTCGGTGTTCATGGGTGCCATGACCTACGTCGGCAACGCGCCGAACTTCATGGTCAAGGCCATCGCCGAGCAGCGCGGCGTGAAGATGCCGAGCTTCTTCGGCTACCTGCTCTGGTCCTGCGCCGTGCTGCTGCCGCTGCTGGCGGTGCTGCAGTGGGTGATGCTGTAA
- a CDS encoding LysR substrate-binding domain-containing protein, with the protein MQIDDELTLKKLQTFLAFMRSGNLSRAAAELNTSNVSVHRAIHSLESALRCPLFKHEGRNLTPLESAFVLEERAQKLVQDVLETVRLTREAAGFSAERFKLGSLYSLTVKTVPQLIMGLKLRRSELNIDLILGSNVDLFYKLKNMELDAILVSLDEGVSDADCEQLPLFSDDIFLAVPTDSPFAGQPEVDLADLADSTFITLTQGFATHRDGGRVFEQAGFEPKVAMQVNDIFTLLSMVSSGVGYALLPGRIAAVYENRVKLIPLQARYRLQQHIGVVFLKAKERDPNLLALLAECRMYGLTRGG; encoded by the coding sequence ATGCAGATCGACGACGAACTCACCCTGAAGAAGTTGCAGACCTTCCTCGCCTTCATGCGCAGCGGCAACCTCTCCCGCGCGGCGGCGGAGCTGAACACCAGCAACGTCAGCGTGCACCGCGCCATCCACTCCCTGGAGAGCGCCCTGCGCTGCCCGCTGTTCAAGCACGAGGGGCGCAACCTGACGCCGCTGGAGAGCGCCTTCGTGCTGGAGGAGCGCGCACAGAAGCTGGTGCAGGACGTGCTCGAGACGGTGCGCCTGACCCGTGAAGCGGCAGGCTTCTCGGCCGAGCGCTTCAAGCTCGGCTCGCTCTATTCGCTGACGGTGAAGACGGTGCCGCAGCTGATCATGGGGCTGAAGCTGCGGCGCAGCGAGCTGAACATCGACCTGATCCTCGGCTCCAACGTCGATCTTTTCTACAAGCTGAAGAACATGGAGCTGGACGCCATCCTGGTGTCCCTCGACGAGGGCGTGAGCGATGCCGATTGCGAGCAGCTGCCGCTGTTCTCCGACGACATCTTCCTCGCCGTGCCCACCGACTCGCCCTTCGCCGGCCAGCCCGAGGTGGACCTGGCGGACCTGGCCGACTCCACCTTCATCACCCTGACCCAGGGCTTCGCCACCCACCGCGACGGCGGCCGTGTGTTCGAGCAGGCGGGCTTCGAGCCGAAGGTGGCGATGCAGGTGAACGACATCTTCACCCTGCTCAGCATGGTCAGCTCCGGGGTCGGCTACGCCCTGCTGCCCGGGCGCATCGCCGCGGTGTACGAGAACCGCGTGAAGCTCATCCCGCTGCAGGCGCGCTACCGCCTGCAGCAGCACATAGGCGTGGTCTTCCTCAAGGCCAAGGAGCGCGACCCGAACCTGCTGGCGCTGCTGGCCGAGTGCCGGATGTACGGCCTGACACGCGGGGGGTGA
- a CDS encoding RBBP9/YdeN family alpha/beta hydrolase, protein MRSQAIRYLILPGWQGSPDEHWQSHWQRTLPNASRVEQADWDLPERQDWVTALERAIDAERTPVILIAHSLGCVTVAHWARQADPDVLRRVRGALLVAPADVERPGCPEPLRGFAPIPQASLPFPTLLVGSDNDHAASTPRALELARHWGAEPAILAGAGHINVKSGHHLWEQGFAYLYRLQGRIEQLARKRA, encoded by the coding sequence ATGCGCAGCCAGGCCATTCGCTACCTGATCCTGCCGGGATGGCAGGGCTCGCCAGACGAGCATTGGCAGAGCCATTGGCAACGCACCCTGCCCAACGCCAGCCGCGTCGAGCAGGCCGACTGGGACCTGCCCGAGCGCCAGGACTGGGTCACGGCGCTGGAGCGCGCCATCGACGCCGAGCGCACGCCGGTTATCCTCATCGCCCACAGCCTGGGCTGCGTCACCGTCGCCCACTGGGCCAGGCAGGCCGACCCGGATGTACTGCGCCGGGTGCGTGGCGCGCTGCTGGTGGCGCCGGCCGACGTCGAGCGCCCCGGCTGCCCCGAGCCGCTGCGCGGTTTCGCCCCCATTCCCCAGGCATCGCTGCCCTTCCCCACGCTGCTGGTGGGCTCGGACAACGACCACGCCGCCAGCACGCCGCGCGCGCTGGAACTGGCGCGCCACTGGGGCGCCGAGCCGGCCATCCTCGCGGGCGCCGGGCACATCAACGTGAAGTCCGGCCACCACCTCTGGGAGCAGGGTTTCGCCTACCTCTACCGCCTGCAGGGGCGCATCGAGCAACTGGCCCGCAAGCGCGCCTGA